In the Helianthus annuus cultivar XRQ/B chromosome 11, HanXRQr2.0-SUNRISE, whole genome shotgun sequence genome, one interval contains:
- the LOC110912904 gene encoding GATA transcription factor 16, translated as MESVTFTETIGKDEKLCFDCKTSKTPLWRSGPAGPKSLCNACGIRFRKKKSLPTSDKKKEKPHPSSSPSPSSSAATDDNMTSLSSRKREISEDDLRIKVVLQRPRSPMKKIRRIERKFGEVEQAAYLLMCLSCG; from the exons ATG GAATCCGTGACTTTTACAGAGACGATAGGCAAGGACGAGAAGCTTTGCTTCGATTGCAAAACCTCCAAAACGCCGTTGTGGAGGAGCGGTCCGGCCGGTCCAAAG TCGCTATGTAATGCTTGTGGAATTAGGTTTAGGAAGAAGAAGAGTTTACCAACATCAGATAAGAAGAAAGAGAAACCACATCCTTCATCTTCTCCTTCACCGAGTTCATCCGCAGCAACCGATGATAACATGACGAGTTTGAGTTCTCGAAAACGAGAGATCAGTGAGGATGATTTGAGGATAAAAGTGGTGTTGCAGAGGCCTAGATCTCCGATGAAGAAGATCAGGAGGATTGAGAGGAAGTTTGGGGAAGTAGAACAAGCTGCTTATTTGTTGATGTGTTTATCTTGTGGGTAA
- the LOC110910814 gene encoding uncharacterized protein LOC110910814: MKLPGANVRNMDKMTSKWTDLNRKISQFNACFIQKSRNPQSGASEATIMQQATEMYCTTYHKRTFPHVAAWEVARHHPKWVPVELVDTRGPTAPKNRGGSKRSKTSDSGNYTTSASDNLPQMNLNDEPLDEPLDEPVEEDTPTRPRRRRGGDSSSKREGGGGGVDF, encoded by the exons ATGAAACTTCCCGGTGCAAATGTCCGAAACATGGACAAAATGACGTCGAAGTGGACGGATTTGAACCGGAAAATTAGCCAGTTCAacgcttgtttcattcaaaag agCCGAAACCCACAAAGTGGAGCGAGCGAGGCGACGATCATGCAACAAGCCACCGAAATGTATTGCACAACGTACCATAAGAGAACTTTTCCACACGTGGCGGCATGGGAAGTTGCGAGACATCACCCGAAGTGGGTCCCCGTTGAGTTGGTTGACACGCGTGGTCCTACGGCTCCAAAAAATCGAGGCGGTTCGAAAAGATCAAAGACATCCGATTCGGGGAACTACACGACTTccgcgtcggataacttgccccaAATGAACTTAAACGACGAGCCTCTAGACGAACCCCTTGACGAGCCCGTTGAGGAAGATACACCCACAAGGCCACGACGCAGACGAGGTGGTGATTCGTCAAGCAAAAGGGAAGGAGGCGGTGGCGGAGTCGATTTTTAG